Proteins found in one Haloferax litoreum genomic segment:
- a CDS encoding riboflavin synthase: MFTGIVEGPGEIVGVTDTEGGRRLRIRTDLAFDDLHHGQSIAVSGVCLTVEEFGDDWFEVFLAAETVEKTYLGEVEEGDKVNLERALAASDRFDGHIVQGHVDGTTTVTNVEQVGDDWFFEFDLPESLARYVVQKGSVCLDGISLTVADRRHDSFAVAIIPTTYDLTTLSEKEPGDPIHVEVDVVAKYVESMLDGYVDGLRAE, translated from the coding sequence CTGGCATCGTGGAAGGGCCGGGCGAAATCGTCGGTGTGACCGACACCGAGGGAGGCCGCCGCCTCCGCATCCGAACCGACCTCGCGTTCGACGACCTGCATCACGGCCAATCGATTGCCGTCTCCGGCGTCTGTCTGACCGTCGAGGAGTTCGGCGACGACTGGTTCGAAGTCTTTCTCGCCGCAGAGACCGTCGAGAAGACGTACCTCGGCGAGGTAGAAGAAGGCGACAAAGTCAACCTCGAGCGGGCACTCGCGGCGAGTGACCGCTTCGACGGTCACATCGTCCAGGGGCACGTCGACGGCACGACCACCGTCACCAACGTCGAACAGGTCGGTGACGACTGGTTCTTCGAGTTCGACCTCCCCGAGTCGCTGGCGAGGTACGTCGTTCAGAAAGGCTCGGTCTGTCTCGACGGTATCAGCCTCACCGTCGCAGACCGCCGCCACGACTCGTTCGCAGTGGCCATCATCCCGACGACGTACGACCTGACGACGCTCTCCGAGAAGGAACCCGGCGACCCGATTCACGTCGAAGTCGACGTGGTGGCGAAGTACGTCGAGTCGATGCTTGACGGATACGTGGACGGATTACGAGCGGAGTAG
- a CDS encoding PrsW family intramembrane metalloprotease — MDQSRDPVERASDGETDLYDIATWEERTSVDGLSVALYRLLVASTRAVVIAAAFLILVGIGGLTAITDPQIGALTLLSALPALGLAGYVYYTDVTDNEPLSMLVVTFLLGVLTATFAAVLNSLMNNVGQTIASELSLSIGFLGSIIFFYLVVGPVEETVKLLAVRLYAYSHSSFNAVVDGAVYGAMAGLGFATIENALYITRNLMTSGLDLGTAGGVGIIGAGSTITAVRALAGPGHVIYSAIAGYYLGLAKFNKENAGPIVIKGLILASLVHATYNSTVGIGAATVSSLTGLGSLPSFLVYVLIYDGIFGLYLIGKIRRYSTAYHTANAPSAPASSFSSEPTEFED; from the coding sequence ATGGACCAGAGTCGAGACCCAGTCGAACGGGCGTCCGATGGAGAGACCGACCTCTACGACATCGCGACGTGGGAGGAACGAACCTCCGTCGATGGATTATCCGTCGCGCTCTACCGACTGCTGGTCGCCTCGACTCGTGCTGTGGTCATCGCCGCCGCGTTCCTCATCCTCGTTGGTATCGGCGGTCTCACGGCTATCACCGACCCACAGATTGGTGCACTGACGCTGCTGTCTGCGCTGCCTGCACTCGGTCTCGCGGGGTACGTCTACTACACCGACGTCACCGACAACGAACCACTGTCGATGCTCGTCGTGACGTTCTTGCTCGGCGTCCTCACGGCCACGTTCGCTGCGGTACTCAACTCACTGATGAACAACGTCGGCCAGACGATTGCCTCCGAACTGTCGCTCAGTATCGGGTTCCTCGGGTCGATTATCTTCTTCTACCTCGTGGTCGGCCCCGTCGAAGAGACGGTGAAGTTGCTCGCGGTCAGATTGTACGCGTACTCGCACAGCAGTTTCAACGCCGTCGTCGACGGTGCCGTCTACGGCGCGATGGCGGGACTCGGATTCGCCACCATCGAGAACGCGCTCTACATCACGCGGAATCTCATGACCTCGGGGCTCGACCTCGGAACCGCTGGCGGCGTCGGCATCATCGGCGCTGGCAGCACGATTACTGCGGTCCGCGCACTCGCGGGTCCGGGCCACGTCATCTACTCCGCCATCGCGGGGTACTACCTCGGACTGGCGAAGTTCAACAAGGAGAACGCCGGCCCAATCGTCATCAAGGGCCTCATCCTCGCGTCACTCGTCCACGCGACGTACAACTCGACGGTCGGCATCGGCGCGGCTACCGTCTCGTCGTTGACGGGTCTCGGGTCGCTCCCATCGTTCCTCGTCTACGTCCTCATCTACGACGGCATCTTCGGCCTCTACCTCATCGGGAAGATTCGTCGCTACAGTACCGCGTACCACACGGCCAACGCACCGAGCGCACCTGCTTCGTCGTTCTCTTCGGAACCGACCGAGTTCGAAGACTAA
- a CDS encoding DUF7532 family protein: protein MHFDPREQAALRAVGLDTDDLRAASEHVRESVEADADHLATFFGDGGTFYSDMEMAHSASDVQEHTVDHVDLYTHGASLRGYLKFDSWGVPIEGGRILSDDTVELTLGPTVDGRVTFARDPDDL, encoded by the coding sequence ATGCACTTCGACCCACGCGAACAGGCGGCGCTTCGGGCAGTCGGTCTCGACACCGACGACCTCCGAGCGGCGTCCGAACACGTCCGGGAGTCAGTCGAAGCAGACGCCGACCACCTCGCGACGTTCTTCGGTGACGGTGGCACGTTCTACTCGGATATGGAGATGGCACACAGCGCGAGCGACGTACAAGAACACACCGTGGACCACGTCGACCTCTACACCCACGGCGCATCGCTACGTGGATATCTCAAGTTCGACTCGTGGGGCGTCCCAATCGAAGGTGGTCGTATCCTCTCCGACGACACGGTCGAACTCACACTCGGACCGACTGTCGACGGACGGGTCACGTTCGCCCGCGACCCCGACGACCTATGA
- a CDS encoding DUF402 domain-containing protein, with protein MNVRVRGIYTTAVTRLFLEAGHDVVQASGPIRERFDAEFDAADHDVAIETTRDRQGVGVAGSPRAVEQATDLLSDLGLDTFDWDDPAPTGAVFDARVTETLGGGALCDLGETDGYLSYGDIDGRVEVGDEVRVQVAESAPPWADRRHDLTGEIRAIAGLATLEPDAEGVRVDTRDEAAARELAGMTDLLGGDPPEGWGIRWHRDAVDADMGALNDALDRAATIAAELDAVLDEPVDGPRQVAAPTETTWLWFGRETRFELDDHRRAVETTMPGHHRTKAASPKASAGVDLAEALCSSAEEGEFPFDVVTAQFGPLEGDDVGIGHGKPDGRLIELGSGEVTERDPDGTVEIRRQMSGGGTYDALDVDRESGDVAVTKFREGRWWYPTVYRDSEGQVKGTYVNICTPVECFPDQIRYVDLHVDVVKHADGTVERVDDDELDEAVGAGNISEELAEKARSVASSLESALSG; from the coding sequence ATGAACGTTCGCGTCCGCGGCATCTACACCACGGCAGTGACTCGGTTGTTCCTCGAAGCGGGGCACGACGTGGTACAGGCGTCCGGCCCTATCCGAGAGCGATTCGACGCCGAGTTCGACGCCGCCGACCACGACGTGGCCATCGAGACGACCCGCGACCGGCAGGGCGTCGGCGTGGCCGGGTCGCCCCGCGCAGTCGAACAGGCGACCGACCTCCTCTCCGACCTCGGTCTGGACACGTTCGACTGGGACGACCCCGCGCCGACCGGTGCAGTCTTCGACGCCCGCGTGACCGAGACGCTCGGTGGCGGCGCACTCTGTGACCTCGGCGAGACCGACGGCTATCTCTCCTATGGCGACATCGACGGTCGAGTCGAAGTCGGCGACGAGGTACGAGTACAGGTCGCCGAGTCGGCCCCGCCGTGGGCGGACCGCCGCCACGACCTGACGGGAGAGATTCGAGCCATCGCTGGTCTGGCCACGCTCGAACCGGATGCAGAGGGCGTCCGCGTGGATACGAGAGACGAGGCCGCAGCACGGGAACTCGCTGGCATGACCGACCTCCTCGGCGGCGACCCGCCGGAGGGGTGGGGCATCCGCTGGCACCGCGACGCCGTCGACGCCGACATGGGTGCACTGAACGACGCCCTCGACCGGGCGGCGACCATCGCCGCCGAACTCGACGCAGTCCTCGACGAACCGGTCGATGGACCCCGACAGGTCGCCGCACCGACGGAGACGACGTGGCTCTGGTTCGGGCGCGAGACGCGCTTCGAACTCGACGACCACCGCCGGGCCGTCGAGACGACGATGCCCGGCCACCACCGCACGAAGGCGGCGTCGCCGAAGGCGTCCGCAGGTGTAGACCTCGCGGAAGCACTCTGCTCGTCGGCCGAAGAAGGCGAATTCCCCTTCGACGTGGTAACCGCCCAGTTCGGTCCCCTCGAAGGCGACGACGTGGGTATCGGCCACGGAAAGCCCGACGGCCGACTCATCGAACTCGGGTCGGGCGAAGTGACCGAGCGAGACCCGGACGGAACCGTCGAGATTCGCCGCCAGATGAGCGGTGGCGGCACCTACGACGCCCTCGACGTGGACCGAGAATCGGGCGACGTCGCAGTCACAAAATTCCGCGAAGGCCGCTGGTGGTACCCGACGGTGTACCGAGACTCCGAAGGACAGGTCAAAGGCACCTACGTCAACATCTGCACGCCGGTCGAGTGCTTCCCCGACCAGATTCGGTACGTGGACCTGCACGTCGACGTGGTGAAACACGCCGACGGAACCGTCGAGCGCGTGGACGACGACGAGTTAGACGAGGCAGTCGGCGCGGGGAACATCTCCGAAGAACTCGCCGAGAAAGCGCGGTCGGTAGCGTCGAGTCTGGAGTCGGCGCTGTCGGGGTGA
- a CDS encoding NifU family protein — MSDESESLKERVETWMVGQMPIIQMHGGNSVVRKADAESGEVVVELGGACAGCGISNITAQNIQSDLIMEFPEIEDVQVKVPSSGDHGSSTVEGGRGGELQFGDEGPGHF, encoded by the coding sequence ATGAGCGACGAGTCGGAGAGTCTCAAAGAGCGCGTCGAGACGTGGATGGTCGGCCAGATGCCAATCATCCAGATGCACGGCGGCAACAGTGTCGTGCGAAAGGCCGATGCCGAGTCGGGGGAAGTCGTCGTCGAACTCGGGGGTGCGTGTGCAGGGTGCGGTATCAGCAACATCACCGCCCAGAACATCCAGTCGGACCTCATCATGGAGTTCCCAGAGATAGAGGACGTACAGGTGAAAGTCCCCAGTTCTGGTGACCACGGGAGCAGCACCGTCGAAGGTGGCCGCGGCGGCGAATTGCAGTTCGGTGACGAAGGCCCCGGGCACTTCTGA
- a CDS encoding LVIVD repeat-containing protein: MDRRQFLRVVGGTALAGVVGTSRTSVAHPGPFEPLGRVDIEGAKEAVLSPDGQTAFVAATSGYATVDISSPDRPEILAERRGLLSDHEDGPFRNIYDVKLDGDTLLAVGPANPLPGSPAGVLVVDVSDPAAPTELTFHETTYPIHNCFAADGRAYLTANDGDENPLVVLDVESGTELGRWSLVSVDDRWADVRSSLRAVHDVFVRDSIAYISMWDGGTWIVDFTDPESPSVIGAIEPGDPDALAELSGRERSVAGRTPPGNHHSAATDESGDLLGIGIESWGVEVERDDETTDLVGGPSGVELWDISDPANPTHLSTIDPPTSPDPTVSGVWTTAHNFDFHDGRLYTSWYRGGVKRHDVSDPTDPVELAWWRDPERTNFWTAQFAYPFADEGVFVASSWGFDDVSGALYTFPDHAGEQQNAPTLGPETTTESLVNTPTPTDSSSPVAETAVSDGSSRTDVPGFGIGVGAAALGAAGWWYRRRVRRD, from the coding sequence GTGGACCGTCGCCAGTTCCTCCGTGTCGTCGGTGGCACCGCACTCGCCGGTGTCGTCGGCACATCTCGCACCTCCGTCGCGCATCCCGGTCCCTTCGAACCACTCGGTCGCGTCGATATCGAAGGGGCGAAGGAGGCAGTCCTCTCTCCTGACGGACAGACGGCGTTCGTCGCCGCGACGAGTGGGTACGCGACCGTCGATATCTCGTCACCGGACCGCCCAGAAATCCTCGCCGAACGACGTGGCCTCCTCTCGGACCACGAAGACGGTCCCTTCCGAAACATCTACGACGTGAAACTCGATGGCGACACACTCCTCGCCGTCGGCCCGGCGAATCCGCTTCCGGGTTCTCCTGCGGGCGTTCTCGTCGTGGACGTGTCGGACCCCGCTGCGCCGACCGAACTCACCTTCCACGAGACAACCTATCCGATACACAACTGCTTCGCCGCCGATGGCCGCGCGTATTTGACCGCCAACGACGGCGACGAGAACCCACTCGTCGTCCTCGACGTGGAGTCTGGGACAGAACTCGGGCGCTGGTCGCTCGTCTCGGTGGACGACCGGTGGGCGGACGTTCGCTCGTCGCTTCGGGCCGTCCACGACGTGTTTGTGCGCGACAGCATCGCCTACATCTCGATGTGGGACGGCGGGACGTGGATTGTCGATTTCACCGACCCCGAATCGCCCTCAGTCATCGGTGCTATCGAACCGGGCGACCCAGATGCTCTCGCAGAACTCTCCGGCCGAGAGCGGTCTGTCGCAGGGCGAACACCGCCCGGCAACCACCACTCTGCGGCGACTGACGAGTCCGGTGACCTCCTCGGCATCGGCATCGAGTCGTGGGGTGTCGAAGTCGAACGCGACGACGAGACGACGGACCTCGTCGGTGGCCCGAGTGGTGTCGAACTGTGGGACATCTCGGACCCGGCGAACCCGACCCATCTGTCGACCATCGACCCGCCGACCAGTCCCGACCCGACGGTCAGCGGCGTCTGGACTACCGCGCACAACTTCGACTTCCACGACGGCAGACTCTACACCTCGTGGTACCGCGGCGGCGTCAAACGGCACGACGTCTCGGACCCGACGGACCCGGTCGAACTCGCGTGGTGGCGCGACCCAGAACGGACCAACTTCTGGACCGCGCAGTTCGCCTACCCGTTCGCCGACGAGGGCGTCTTCGTCGCGTCGAGTTGGGGATTCGACGACGTTTCTGGCGCACTTTACACGTTCCCGGACCACGCCGGCGAACAACAGAACGCACCGACACTCGGTCCGGAGACGACGACCGAATCCCTCGTCAACACGCCGACGCCGACCGATTCGAGCAGTCCAGTGGCCGAGACAGCGGTATCTGACGGTTCGTCACGAACCGACGTTCCGGGATTCGGTATCGGCGTCGGTGCTGCTGCGCTCGGTGCCGCCGGGTGGTGGTACCGTCGCCGCGTCCGTCGGGACTGA